The segment TGTTTATACAGTCAGTTAGATAGATTATGAGTCTTCCAAATGACTCAAATGTTACCATTGCTGTCACTTTGATTAATCTTTTATATGTTGACAGGGTTGCACTTTGTCAATATAAAAGTTGCAATATCCACTTATTCTAATGCAGTTTGACCTCAGGAGGGTTACGCTGTAGTATATTTTAGCGAAGACCTCAAATTGAACCAGGAGTAAGCAGGAATCACAACACACTCACTAAACCACAATTATTTCCAAAACACATTTGGACAAACTTCCTACAAAATCAAAACACCCCCCCGGCGGAGGTATGGTGGGGCGGTTGCCAATCCAGCGGTATCGTGTCTTTGCCACCACCTCACAACCTCCCCTCACACCTTTTGCTTTTAAGGTCAGTCCCATACAACGGATGTTAGACCTTAATCTGACCGACGGCTCTATTAATCAGAATCTCGTTGTCTTGCTACAGCTTCTGGATGTCCGGACATTGGCACCATCCTCCACGGAAGCAGCACTCTGTACGACAGTGGCTCAATCGTCCGATTTGTATGTGACTCCGGCTTCACACTGCTGGGATCGCGTACGCTTTATTGCGACGGCAGTAACTGGAATGGCACCAAGCCAATTTGCAAAGGTGGGCTGTAAATGTAATGCAGACCTTGCATGACGTTTGCACAATTATTATTCACTCGCAAGCTATTCACTTATTAGTTAACTTATTCACATAAAACCTGTCACAAATTGTATTTGCGTCACGTCAGCGGAAATATCTTTCACCCAGTAAACCAGACGCTAAAAAATCCCAACAAACAACATGAATGTGTCTGAGGTATAAAGCTAGTCCCTATGACTGTGACCCTgatatctggttcacaaatgccctcacaggaaggaaatctgccctccttatctggtctgacctgtTTGTCACTttagactctcagcaatgtggctaactcttaactgccctctgggtaattagggatgggcaataaatgctgcctacgtCTCATGAgtgattcttttaaaaaagaatcccGTGTAAGAATAAATTGAAACAGTCGGCACCTTCAGGAGAGAGGAGAAATTTATATATAAAACCTGTCCTCATATATAAAACCACAGCACTAAGTTAGGGCTAACTCAGCTTGTTTCACTGTGAATTATTAGTCCTAAATTTAGAGTATTTTAGTGCTTGCTATTAATCTTTTTTTGGGATTAGAGCCGGTCATTGGTATTTAGTGAGGCGTGTCACTCTTTGATGATGTTGCGTATAGAATGTAGTCTTTAACCTGATGCAGATCTTGGAACAATCTGTTAACAAAAAGAAAGCTTTAACATCACTGAAGATGAGGAactcacatttcaccatctgatGCAATGCCCTTCCTACCAAAGCACAGATTCTTACAAACATCCTTCCCATGCCGTGAGTCCTGCCCTCTCTATCGAGCATACTCTGTGATCCGGGAGGCAAGGCCCACTTCCCACCTCACACGGAGCCCAACGTAGCTGTCGAAAAATGGTGGACTTTGCCCTGTAGCTCCTGGTATCCAAGAAACATAGCTCGGATTCAGCAATCCATCCCTTTGTTTCGGAATCAGGTGTGATGAGGTTTAGATTGGAGAAAACTATCCGGAGGTGATTGGATCAGACTGAATTCCAAACCATCATTCCTCAAAAAGTCAGTGGATCACCCTGTGTAAATTCAACAGGATCACTgtggaaatggaaacaaaattattTAATGTTAAACCCTCTCACCTGACTGTGCCATTGCTGCTGTTACAAAATTGGTGACAATTGTACAAAATGATGAATGTAAGAAATTGGAGggggaatagaccattcagcccttgagtctgctctgctttCCACATCATGGCTAATCCTCTTACACTATCACCATATCTCATAATGTCTTTAACATGTAGAAATCTaatgatctctgccttgaatattcTCAATGACTGAGCGTCCATACTCTCTGGGCTAAAAAATTCCAAATGTTCACCACCTGCTGAGTGATATTCTTCCTCATTACCTCAGTCCCAATTATCCTGCTCCTTATTCCGAGATTAGGTGCCCGAAACAGTCCTTCTCTGATGGAAGACCAAACCGACCATCTTCCCAATCGACAATCAGCTCTAGTCCAAACAGATTCAGTTTGAATATTTCCATCAAAGGTCTGAAAATCATCACTTTTTCATCTGTATCTAACGCCAGATCTGGTCTTTTCACAGTGACACAGAGAGCTCCTCACTCATCTCCAATTACATCCAAATCTTATAGATGGTTAAGAAGATTAGAGggtcataacattgaagaagacAGCATCATGGCTGAAAAAGACTCTGAAGGAACAAGATGGCGGGCTTCTAAGGACCGGATATCTCCTAATTACGATTTGAAACAGCCTGGATCATTTGATGGGACGGCTGAAAGGATTACAACATTAGCTACGAGTTCAAAGCCCACGCTCTCAATGGATGAGGAGGGACCAGGCTCACCGCCCCTTAAAATTACCCAACACGGCACCAGTGAATATATTTCCACTAGAATAAATGCAGCCCCTTCTCCTGCCAATTCCATCATCCTGCAATATAAAAAGGAGGCTCCAAATGTCATTTCAGATGTACTGCTGTCCAGTGACTCCATCCCTGCTTGGTCAGTTAGTGGAATCCTAACTCTGACAAGCCCAAGTCCTTGGTACAAGTCTATGagtgcagtaactgtgggaatgGCACCAGGTTTGGAATCTCTGCACTCTCCAACAAATACACCTGTCAATCTGTACAAAACTGAAGGTGGCCCCGAAACAACAGTCCCCCCTGGTCCACAGATGGAAATAACCAGTCACAGTCAGATGGCCATTCAAATAAAGGAAGAGCTAATATTCACGGATCAGACAGTGCCACGATTGAGCACATTTAATTTGCGAGCGAGCGCAAATAATCCAAATCAGATTGAATTTACAAACCCCTTGCGAGCGAACCCGGTGGATTTAGATCAAGCCAAGGGAAGGCCCAGTTTGAGAAACAGCCTATCAGGTTCAACTAACGGGGAGATTGCCAGAACATGGGCCAATCACATCCTGCAGAGTGAAGGCTGGTTAGCCAATAAAGTCACTAGTACCCCAACAGAAGTGCGTGCTCCGAAACTCTCTGAGCCTGACCTACAGAATGAACTGGTGGATATAAACAGGGTGGATCAGAATGAATCAGCACACCTTAATCTACAAAGACCCATTGTGTGTCCCTCGCCACCGGTACCAGACCACGGCATACTGTACTTCCACAACTTGGCCAGAGCATCACCATGGCAGTACAAATACTACATACAGTACGCCTGTATTCCAGGCTACAGACTGGCGCACGGAGACCAGCTTAGCTTCTGTCATAATGGCACATGGAGTGGAGAGACACCGGTCTGTGTAGGTTAGTGCCCCAGCTGTATTCAAAACTTATCACTTGGCAAATTGTCTCTTGAGAAAGGGAGcacagaaacgtcagctttcctgctcctctgatgctgcttggcctgctgtgtcattccagctctacaccttgttaggacaaagaacaaagaacaaagaaaattacagcacaggaacagtccctttggctGTCCAAGcatgcgccgatcaagatcctctgtctttacctgtcatctattttctaagggtctgtatccctttgctccctgcccatccatgtacatgtccaaatatatcttaaaagacgctaacgtgtctgcgtctaccacctccgctggcaacgcattccaggcacccaccaccctctgcgtaaagaactttccacgcatatctcccttaaactttcctcctctcactttgaactcacgacccctagtaactgagtcccccactctgggaagaagcttcttgctatccaccttgtctatacccctcttgattttgtagacctcaatcaggtcccacctcaatctccatctttctaatgaaaataatcctaatctcctcaacctctcttcatagctagcgccctccataacaagcaacatcctggagaacctcctctgcaccctttccaaagcatccacatccttttggtaatgtggcgaccagaactgtacgcagttatctcagattgtccagcatctgcagttcccactatctctgaaacaatttaacTGCCTCAGCTTTGGACCCAAGATTGGATCAAATTGTTCATTgtagaaatgaataaaaatacattGAAGGACAAGTTAAGGAGTGTTAGTAAGCCCCATTTaggtgtcattttaaaaaaatgaatagaaGTGAAAGCAATAAGAGTTCTGTCCATAGAGCATAGTCCATCATTCAATACAACTGTGACCTATTTTAGGCTCCAATTCCTCTTTCCTGACTGAGTCCATATCCCCTCATTCCCCATCAGGCCAATATCTACTTGTTTGAGAGTGTATTGGTGTTAGGAAGAGGTAAGAGAGTTCTTGCCCCCAGATGACCACAGCATTGGGAGTGACTCCCTGACAGCTCTGTGCATCACCCCTCCAACCCACATCtccaccctcctcacccccatccaacaAACTCTCCAACTCCAACCACCGTGGCATGTTTACTGGTGGGGAAGCATTTCAAACAGGCACACTGAGGTGTGCAGAAATGTTTTTATTCGCAGATGGTGGTcaatcttttggaattctctgcccaaggGGTAGTGGAGGGGCCAGGCAGTGATCGACAGGCATTGATAGATATTTTTGACATTGAAGATATCAAGGGAGAAGGAGATCGGATGGGAAAATGACACTGAGGGGGATCAGCTacgttgaatggcagagaagacttgatggactgaatggcctcctcctattcccTATGTTCCCTGACCCATTACCACCATGCCCCTGAAGTGAGCAGTTAATGCGGGCTTCCTGTgcaggttggggggtggggtaggggggaACTGCGTAAGGGACTGTTGTCAGAGGTGAGAAATGGGGGCTGGGGGAGCCTGCTGGGACCTAGCCCCTTTTATCCTTGCTCCCTCCTCTGGGATCGTCTTCCCTTGATACCCCACCTCCCCAACAGCGCTCACTGCTGAGCTGCAATCTGAGGTTCCCAATTCTGCTCCCCAGTGGCAGTACCAGTCAATAGAGATGCCCAGCTCTGACTGACTCAACAGCTGGGATACTaagccctgtcccactggcacTGACTGTGTGGGTGCCTTCCTGAAAGGGGCAGTGCCctgcgctctcacacacactggccTCGGTGTGACTCCGGATCTCAGGCTGTGAGGGTCACCTTGAAATGCCCAGGCGAGGCACTCatctcaggggcaattagggacaggcaacagatgctggccttgccagtgcgACCCAGGGAGAATGACACAAAGCTGTCGTTCGTTTtgtctgtgaattttttttcaaaccttCCTCACCTTTTGGTGTGAAGTTTTTtgagcaatttcttttttgtttgtttgcttcTGGTTTTAAAGAGGAAATAAATATTTGCCGTGATCGGTTCCCAGCACTTAGGGACCACATTTCCAAACACAGTCACTACTGTAacattgtgcacagcaagctcccacacacCGCAAATCAGCTGGTCAATCTGTTCCAGTGAAGCTGGTTGAGAGGTCAGTACTGGGAAGGACTGGCAGCACTCTTAATGCAGTGACTCGGGAGCCTGTGTCATCCATGGTTGCAGTCAAATGGGCCTCCAGGTTAATGTCTTATCCAAAAGGCAGCAATACACTGTTCCCTCAGTACAGGCACTAGACAGGACGCCTAAATTTCTGTAGTCAAGTCTCTGGAATGGGAACCTTGAACGTTATGGTTCAGAAAGGGGTGAACAGTAGTTTTTGGATTTAATTTTGCCATATCATCTCTGAGTACCAAAGATTCTGTTCCTCTGTTTGCAAGCAGTGGGATAGGTGGCTCCCTCCTAATACAACATCAGTGTGAACAAGTGCCACTGGCAAGTTCTTAGGTCTCCCAAACTCACGGGTCTTCCTGACGATGGAGGGATTGACAATCTTTCTGTTGCAAATGAGCCAAGTAATAATCATAAAGGGGCCTTTGAAAATAAATGATGTCCACTTTAAACACACGTTTATCACCTTTCAAAATACTGGGAGGtggcagcaaaaaaaatcaatttggttAAGCCAATCAGATATCAAAGAATAatacccaccaccccacccccccaacctccaaTATCCATTCCCATTGGTCAGGAAAGACAGCGATCCCTGAGAATGGACCAATGGCAGGAGTGTTAAAAGTGGTGGGGGAGATAGGTCACGTGATGAAACCTTCAGGAATATACTCAGTTGGAGTTGGTAACACCACTGAGGTGATCCAAGAGGATTCCATTACAAAGCTGGCTGTCAGTGTCATTTCCATTGGTAACAGAGCCTCAGACCACCTCCGTGTAACTATGAGCCAATCATCAGCGGTATGTAGCAGGTTCTGATTAGTTAGACTTGATGGTTTAATTCATTCGGAGTTAGGGCTGAATGTAGGAAATTATCAGTGTTTACAAAGGCAATTCTGCTCTGTTGTAAGacagcaatgtgtttgctgatggtcAGTGTGTACCCTTGGAGGTTGTGACTAGTAACCAGACTATACAGCAGGTCAAAGGTTAAAAATTCTGCTCTAGGTCCAGGGCTAGCAGAAGCCAGGAGACCCCCACAGTTGGGAAGATAACACTCCCAGCTTCTTCTGTATTAACTGGTCTTAAATCCCACTCTGGGAACAGTGTGCTGCTCATGCATGTTCTAGAAGCTTCCCAATGGGCCAGACTGCAACAGATCACTAAGAAATAACCAGAAGTAGGTCCTTTGCTCCTTTGGCTTCCTCTCTGCTATTCAACCAGATCACGGTTGATCTTATTCAGGTTTTaattccactctcctgcctgctccctgtcCAGTCAGAAATCTGTCGAAAGTAActgtgaatatattcaatgacaaaGCTTCCACTCtttaggagagaattccaaacatcagTCAACTGTCTCAGAttaaattcctcctcctcctcctcctcctcctcctcctcctctccaactTAAAAAGGGAGACCCCTTCTTCTGAAACGCTACCCCTGTGGTTCTAATCTCTCCCAGCAatcaccctgtcaagtccctaaaCACCCTCAGGACCTCTGGAGTTTTATAGGGCACAAAGGGGCCCTctagcccatcatgtctacatcAGTCACCAAACATCCATCTATTTTTACCCCCAGTTTTCAGCACTTGGCCTGGAACGTTGTGTGGCATTGTGTTACCAGTGCTCAAATCGCAATATTTTTAAATGTCTTAGGATCTTACCCCTACCAGCCCTccaggcagtgacttccagacatccaccaccctctgggtcaGAAAATGGTTCCTCAATTCCTCTCTAAACCACACGTTTCTTACCTTAAACCTGCGCCTCTGGTGCTGGTCCTCTCTCAGGTCACTGTATAAGCTGTACGCCAGCTTGGAACTCAAACCCAGCCCTTACCCAGTCTGGAttccacgtgactccagacccaactGCAATTGGCTTGACTCCTAagtaccctctgaaatggctgagggGGTCTATCCTTTCAaggggcaacaaattctggccttgacTCAAAAAGAACTAAAACTAAATTGGTGTTCCGAACCAGCAGGATGGGAGGGGTTAGAACTTTCTCTGACACAAAACAGAATCTCAGACCAAGATGTCATCGGTGATAGCTGACCCCTCAGGGAACTAGAGCTGTGAGTTCAAGTGGAACTGACCCTGTCCAATGAGTTTGAAAGGTGGTACTTCAATCATTTCAGTTTCTCCAATGTGTTGTGGATGAGTTGGTTAATGATGATGGTTCCCATGTGGCGTGTTCACAATTCTGATCCCGACAGATATAAACGAGTGCTGGGAGATTCACAACAGCCAGCCACCATGCGAGTGGAGCTGCTTCAACATCCCCGGCTCTTTCCGCTGTCTTTGTCCCCGTGGCTACGTATTAAACGCTGATACGTATCGGTGTGAAGGTGAGGGTTTCCGTTCTCATCTGTCTTGTTTtctggggggggggtgggggctgggtttGTGACACACATCTGAGTTGGCAAGGCTCAGCTCACAGACTTGTCCAGCTAGCAACTGTCCGTGGGGCAACAATGTTCATCTTGgcccacccaccctcacacactcccctctaaTAGCCAGCCAGTGGTGAGGAACTTGGAAGTGGGAAGGGCACCATGGTTTCATCCTCAAACCTCTGTCTCCTCCACTGGGAGTTAGCCCCAAGCGGGATGGCCCATGGTTGACTTTCCAACTCCACAGTGGACAATTAGGGACACTTTATTGGCCTCAGCTCCCAT is part of the Stegostoma tigrinum isolate sSteTig4 chromosome 12, sSteTig4.hap1, whole genome shotgun sequence genome and harbors:
- the LOC125456777 gene encoding uncharacterized protein LOC125456777, with protein sequence MGYLQLLVCVILSLLDSGHALSHCPALYKLSNGRQFFRYGGIYVIFFCNPGFKRHGFPTSSCVSGRWTRAPPVCVASGCPDIGTILHGSSTLYDSGSIVRFVCDSGFTLLGSRTLYCDGSNWNGTKPICKVTQRAPHSSPITSKSYRWLRRLEGHNIEEDSIMAEKDSEGTRWRASKDRISPNYDLKQPGSFDGTAERITTLATSSKPTLSMDEEGPGSPPLKITQHGTSEYISTRINAAPSPANSIILQYKKEAPNVISDVLLSSDSIPAWSVSGILTLTSPSPWYKSMSAVTVGMAPGLESLHSPTNTPVNLYKTEGGPETTVPPGPQMEITSHSQMAIQIKEELIFTDQTVPRLSTFNLRASANNPNQIEFTNPLRANPVDLDQAKGRPSLRNSLSGSTNGEIARTWANHILQSEGWLANKVTSTPTEVRAPKLSEPDLQNELVDINRVDQNESAHLNLQRPIVCPSPPVPDHGILYFHNLARASPWQYKYYIQYACIPGYRLAHGDQLSFCHNGTWSGETPVCVDINECWEIHNSQPPCEWSCFNIPGSFRCLCPRGYVLNADTYRCEDINECSYKHGGCSHLCINTNGRYRCDCPEGYTFGPYDKKKCQMVRV